From Nonomuraea helvata, a single genomic window includes:
- a CDS encoding Uma2 family endonuclease, whose product MTAEAVIARMTPPSLPDWVFPPPEGFVAEDLDHIPDLPAHTELIDGSLVFVSPQRYFHQSVIRRLCNALEDFLPPGHEVVDNMSVKLARQQRPEPDLMVVDPHANFDLDVTCFQAGDVILAVEVVSPDSELRDRERKPVLYAEAGIPHFWRIEEVGGKPAVFVFERDPGTKTYALAGVHHDRLKLTVPFDIDIDLTKLCKRRTR is encoded by the coding sequence ATGACGGCCGAAGCGGTGATCGCAAGGATGACGCCTCCCTCGCTACCCGACTGGGTCTTCCCGCCGCCAGAGGGCTTCGTAGCAGAAGATCTCGATCACATTCCGGATTTGCCTGCGCACACAGAGTTGATTGATGGAAGCTTGGTGTTCGTGAGCCCGCAGCGATACTTCCACCAATCGGTCATCCGCCGACTGTGCAACGCCTTGGAAGATTTCCTGCCACCAGGCCACGAAGTGGTCGATAACATGAGCGTCAAGCTGGCTCGACAGCAGCGCCCGGAGCCGGACCTGATGGTCGTGGACCCCCACGCGAACTTCGACCTCGACGTCACCTGTTTTCAGGCCGGCGACGTCATCCTCGCCGTGGAAGTGGTCTCACCCGACTCCGAGCTACGCGACAGAGAGCGCAAGCCCGTCCTCTACGCAGAGGCGGGGATTCCCCACTTCTGGCGTATCGAGGAAGTCGGTGGCAAACCGGCTGTCTTCGTCTTCGAGCGCGACCCTGGCACGAAGACCTACGCGCTCGCCGGCGTCCATCATGACAGGCTCAAGCTCACCGTTCCCTTCGACATCGACATCGACCTCACCAAGCTGTGCAAGCGCAGAACGCGATAA
- a CDS encoding Uma2 family endonuclease: protein MTAEAVIEEMTHPSLPDWVFPPPGGFVAEDLDHIPDLPAHTELIDGSLVFVSPQASFHALIVDLLVVALRQAAPKDFRVRREMSVILGPSQRPEPDLMVIKAEAVRDDDETFYEARDVVLAIEVVSPESKDRDRHRKPQLYAEAAIQHFWRIEKIAGKPVVYVYELDPASNAYVITGIHHDFLKVSVPFELAIDLAEVDQL, encoded by the coding sequence ATGACGGCCGAAGCGGTGATCGAAGAGATGACGCATCCCTCGCTGCCCGACTGGGTGTTTCCTCCGCCAGGAGGGTTCGTCGCGGAAGACCTCGATCACATTCCGGATTTGCCTGCGCACACAGAGTTGATTGATGGAAGCTTGGTGTTCGTGAGCCCGCAAGCCTCCTTCCATGCGCTGATCGTCGACCTCCTCGTCGTCGCCCTGCGCCAAGCCGCCCCGAAGGACTTCCGGGTGCGACGCGAGATGAGCGTCATTCTGGGCCCAAGCCAGCGCCCAGAGCCTGACCTCATGGTGATCAAGGCCGAAGCCGTACGCGACGACGACGAGACCTTCTACGAGGCGCGAGATGTGGTCCTCGCCATAGAGGTCGTCTCTCCTGAGTCCAAGGACCGCGACCGTCACCGCAAACCGCAGCTCTACGCTGAAGCCGCGATTCAACACTTCTGGCGGATCGAGAAGATCGCGGGCAAGCCCGTAGTCTATGTTTACGAGTTGGACCCCGCATCCAACGCATACGTCATTACTGGCATTCACCACGACTTCCTGAAGGTATCCGTACCCTTCGAGCTTGCCATCGACTTGGCCGAGGTCGACCAGCTCTGA
- a CDS encoding metallophosphoesterase family protein, which produces MRIAVLSDIHGVLPALEAVLAEPEVAAADLIALTGDMAAGPMPVETLDVLVSLGERALWVNGNADRELVEAVRGKECPYPVSQWAAEQLRDDQVELLAGLPDRQVVELGRLGSTLFVHATPRRDDEMILVDSSLERWGEVLAGEGADTVVVGNTHMPFVRLADRVLVVNPGSVGMPYGKDGAHWALLDGGTGAVTLRRTPLDAARVGERLVRESGFGGIEEWVAAYVTSVYSDAEALRAFAESENR; this is translated from the coding sequence ATGCGTATCGCTGTGTTGTCGGACATTCATGGGGTCCTGCCCGCGCTCGAGGCCGTGCTGGCCGAGCCCGAGGTGGCCGCGGCCGATCTGATCGCGTTGACCGGGGACATGGCCGCGGGGCCGATGCCTGTCGAGACGCTCGACGTGCTCGTCTCGCTGGGCGAGCGGGCGTTGTGGGTCAACGGGAACGCCGACAGGGAGCTGGTGGAGGCGGTCCGGGGGAAGGAGTGCCCGTATCCCGTGTCGCAGTGGGCGGCCGAGCAGCTTCGGGACGATCAGGTCGAGTTGCTGGCCGGGCTGCCCGATCGGCAGGTGGTCGAGCTGGGGCGGCTGGGGAGCACGCTGTTCGTGCACGCGACGCCGCGCAGGGATGACGAGATGATCCTCGTGGACAGTTCGCTGGAGCGGTGGGGCGAGGTGCTGGCGGGGGAGGGCGCCGACACCGTGGTGGTGGGGAACACGCACATGCCGTTCGTACGGCTGGCCGACCGGGTGCTGGTCGTCAACCCCGGGTCAGTCGGCATGCCGTACGGCAAGGACGGGGCGCACTGGGCGCTGCTCGACGGCGGGACCGGGGCCGTGACCCTGCGCCGGACCCCTCTCGACGCGGCCCGGGTGGGGGAGCGGCTGGTCAGGGAGAGCGGGTTCGGCGGGATCGAGGAGTGGGTGGCGGCTTACGTGACCAGCGTCTACTCCGATGCCGAGGCGCTGCGGGCGTTCGCCGAGTCGGAAAACCGGTGA
- a CDS encoding MFS transporter, with translation MPDGLKRLLRNLSIDLSPLRDSRDYRLLFSSGVVTMFGTMITMVAVPYQMKELTDSYLAVGLVSLAEFVPMVVCGLWGGAIADALDRRRIIVLSELGLLVTTAALMVNALLPNPQVWVLYVIGGISTGISCLQRPSLEAVFQQVVKHEQQGAAAVLSSMRWNFGAIVAPALGGLLVTAYGPAAAYGIDTLSFVLSLVLLWRIRSLPPAEDAAPASLKSLVEGVRYAMGRSDLMGTYLVDIAAMVFAMATSLFPFLADELRAPQALGLLYSASAVGALIASLTGAWTARVKRQGLGVIVAATLWGAGVALCALTPNVWVLVVCIAFAGAADMVSGIFRTTMWNQTIPQELRGRLAGIELLSYASGPMLGNARASLMANIGGTRFSLGSGGLLCVAAVLGLAAALPKFRRYDARTDEHALAEKARRDAAVA, from the coding sequence GTGCCCGATGGACTGAAGCGCCTGCTGCGCAACCTCTCCATAGACCTGAGTCCCCTCCGCGACTCCCGCGACTACCGCCTGCTGTTCAGCTCAGGCGTGGTCACGATGTTCGGCACGATGATCACCATGGTCGCGGTGCCGTACCAGATGAAGGAGCTCACGGACTCCTACCTCGCGGTCGGGCTGGTGAGCCTCGCGGAGTTCGTCCCGATGGTGGTGTGCGGCCTGTGGGGCGGGGCGATCGCCGACGCGCTCGACCGCCGCAGGATCATCGTCCTGAGCGAGCTGGGTCTGCTCGTCACCACCGCCGCCCTCATGGTCAACGCGCTGCTCCCGAACCCCCAGGTCTGGGTCCTGTACGTGATAGGCGGCATCTCCACGGGCATTTCCTGCCTGCAGCGGCCGAGCCTGGAGGCCGTCTTCCAGCAGGTGGTCAAGCACGAGCAGCAGGGCGCGGCGGCGGTGCTGTCGAGCATGCGCTGGAACTTCGGCGCCATCGTGGCCCCGGCCCTGGGCGGCCTGCTGGTGACGGCGTACGGCCCGGCGGCGGCGTACGGCATCGACACGCTGAGCTTCGTGCTGTCGCTGGTCCTGCTCTGGCGGATCAGGTCACTGCCACCCGCCGAGGACGCCGCCCCGGCGTCGCTGAAGTCGCTGGTCGAGGGTGTGCGGTACGCGATGGGCCGCAGCGACCTGATGGGGACGTACCTGGTGGACATCGCGGCCATGGTGTTCGCGATGGCGACGTCCCTGTTCCCGTTCCTGGCCGACGAGCTGCGCGCCCCGCAGGCGCTGGGGCTGCTGTACTCGGCGTCGGCGGTGGGCGCGCTGATCGCCTCGCTCACCGGCGCCTGGACGGCCCGCGTCAAGCGCCAGGGCCTCGGCGTGATCGTGGCGGCGACCCTGTGGGGCGCGGGGGTGGCCCTGTGCGCGCTGACCCCTAACGTCTGGGTCCTGGTCGTCTGCATCGCGTTCGCGGGCGCCGCCGACATGGTCAGCGGCATCTTCCGCACGACCATGTGGAACCAGACCATCCCGCAGGAGCTGCGCGGCCGCCTGGCCGGGATCGAGCTGCTGTCGTACGCCTCCGGCCCGATGCTGGGCAACGCCCGGGCCAGCCTGATGGCCAATATCGGCGGCACCCGCTTCTCCCTGGGATCGGGCGGCCTGCTCTGCGTGGCCGCCGTCCTCGGCCTGGCCGCCGCGCTGCCGAAGTTCCGCAGGTACGACGCCCGAACGGACGAGCACGCCCTGGCGGAGAAGGCCCGCAGGGACGCGGCCGTCGCCTAG
- a CDS encoding nuclear transport factor 2 family protein, which translates to MSLIDRYIAAWNETDAEARAKAVAELWTEDATYTDPLADVSGHAGIAAVIEGAQGMFPGLVFSPGEVYDAHHHIARFTWHLGPEGGEPVAVGFDVVELAEDGRIRSVLGFLDKVPAA; encoded by the coding sequence ATGAGCCTCATCGACCGCTACATCGCCGCCTGGAACGAGACCGACGCCGAGGCCCGCGCCAAGGCCGTGGCCGAGCTGTGGACCGAGGACGCCACCTACACCGACCCGCTGGCCGACGTGAGCGGCCACGCCGGAATCGCCGCGGTGATCGAGGGTGCCCAGGGCATGTTCCCCGGCCTGGTGTTCAGCCCGGGCGAGGTGTACGACGCCCACCACCACATCGCCCGCTTCACCTGGCACCTCGGCCCTGAGGGCGGGGAGCCGGTCGCGGTCGGGTTCGACGTGGTGGAGCTGGCCGAGGACGGCCGGATCCGCTCGGTCCTCGGCTTCCTGGACAAGGTCCCGGCCGCCTGA
- a CDS encoding DUF2306 domain-containing protein yields the protein MLVVAAVFGAVLVGPYLGFDVRDSRLDGGGGPHYYLLVAHVFTALVALVLGPLQFVPAIRARRRVHRTIGRCYLLAGVMPSALTAIPVALLSGRLMTQIGLVIPAVLWLLTGWLAFQAARRRDFLRHRNWMMRNYALTFLAVTSRVLVPLLLLAQVPFSDTVNAGSISANAQSMIPIGQVLGWIVNLVVAEILIRRRGSL from the coding sequence ATGCTGGTCGTCGCGGCTGTGTTCGGCGCCGTGCTCGTCGGCCCTTATCTCGGGTTCGACGTCCGCGACAGCCGGCTCGACGGGGGCGGCGGGCCGCACTACTACCTGCTCGTCGCGCACGTCTTCACGGCGCTGGTCGCGCTCGTTCTCGGCCCTCTCCAGTTCGTTCCGGCGATTCGGGCGCGCAGACGGGTTCACCGGACGATCGGCCGTTGTTACCTCCTTGCGGGGGTGATGCCCTCCGCGTTGACCGCCATACCGGTCGCGCTGCTCTCGGGCCGTCTCATGACTCAGATCGGCCTGGTGATCCCCGCTGTCCTGTGGCTCCTTACCGGCTGGCTGGCCTTCCAGGCCGCCCGCCGCCGTGACTTCCTACGGCATCGGAACTGGATGATGCGCAATTACGCGCTCACCTTCCTCGCTGTCACCTCCCGAGTCCTGGTGCCGCTCTTGCTGCTGGCTCAGGTGCCGTTCAGCGACACGGTGAACGCGGGTTCGATCAGCGCCAACGCTCAGTCCATGATCCCCATCGGGCAGGTTCTCGGGTGGATCGTCAACCTCGTCGTGGCGGAGATCCTGATCAGGCGGCGTGGATCGCTGTAG
- a CDS encoding class I adenylate-forming enzyme family protein: MSLSHAQVQAQLTGPGQLFEMEEIGDTGIRTWKHAPAHFRALLEMSRFHGEKVFLVYEDEHITFEDHFRRAATLAGRLIEEYGVRKGDRVGVAMRNYPEWVVSLSAALAAGAVAVPLNAWWTEAELAYAVNDSGIKVLIADGERATRLASTGVPLIVTRGEAPAGARGFDEVMGEVTADVRLPEVELAPEDPATIFYTSGTTGNPKGALGSHRNLGQSPMTVAYGLMRAVAMAGKDVAAAAGTRRVTLLTVPLFHVTGCFSALTTTMFGGGGLVLMYKWDPEQALRLIERERVTAMIGVPTNAWQLMSHPDFGKYDLSSLSTLGYGGAPAPPRLLERITRNLPDRAPSNGYGMTETTALAIGNGGADYQARPDSVGLPSPVVDVRVVDPAGEELPPGEVGELCVRGPNVIMGYWNKPEATAQTFVDGWLHTGDLAKIDDEGFVYIVDRAKDMVIRGGENVYCAEVEAALFEHPAVDDAAVIGVPHEELGEEVGAVIRLAPDASVTTEELQSFLKDRIAKFKIPAYFWFREGELPRNPGGKILKTHLRREVLGA, encoded by the coding sequence ATGTCCCTTTCGCACGCCCAGGTCCAGGCCCAGCTCACCGGACCCGGCCAGCTGTTCGAGATGGAGGAGATCGGCGACACCGGGATACGCACGTGGAAGCACGCGCCGGCGCACTTCCGGGCGCTGCTGGAGATGAGCAGGTTCCACGGCGAGAAGGTCTTCCTCGTGTACGAGGACGAACACATCACGTTCGAGGACCACTTCCGCCGCGCCGCCACCTTGGCGGGCCGCCTCATCGAGGAATACGGCGTGCGCAAGGGCGACCGGGTGGGCGTGGCCATGCGCAACTATCCCGAATGGGTGGTCTCGCTGTCGGCCGCGCTGGCGGCGGGGGCCGTAGCCGTACCGCTCAATGCCTGGTGGACGGAGGCCGAGCTGGCCTATGCCGTGAACGACTCCGGCATCAAGGTGCTGATCGCGGACGGCGAGCGGGCCACCAGGCTGGCCTCGACGGGCGTCCCGCTGATCGTCACCCGCGGCGAGGCGCCGGCGGGCGCGCGCGGGTTCGACGAGGTGATGGGCGAGGTCACCGCCGACGTCCGGCTCCCCGAGGTCGAGCTGGCCCCGGAGGACCCCGCCACGATCTTCTACACCTCCGGCACGACCGGCAACCCCAAGGGCGCGCTGGGCAGCCACCGCAACCTGGGCCAGTCCCCCATGACCGTCGCCTACGGCCTCATGCGGGCGGTGGCGATGGCGGGCAAGGACGTCGCGGCCGCGGCCGGCACCCGCAGGGTGACCCTGCTGACCGTCCCCCTGTTCCACGTCACGGGCTGCTTCTCGGCCCTGACCACCACCATGTTCGGCGGCGGCGGGCTGGTGCTCATGTACAAGTGGGACCCCGAGCAGGCGCTGCGCCTGATCGAGCGCGAACGCGTGACCGCCATGATCGGCGTGCCCACGAACGCCTGGCAGCTCATGTCCCACCCCGACTTCGGCAAGTACGACCTGTCGTCCCTGAGCACCCTCGGCTACGGCGGCGCCCCCGCCCCGCCCAGGCTCCTGGAGCGCATCACCCGGAACCTCCCCGACCGCGCCCCCTCCAACGGCTACGGCATGACCGAGACGACCGCCCTGGCCATCGGCAACGGCGGCGCCGACTACCAGGCCAGGCCCGACAGCGTCGGGCTGCCCTCACCCGTGGTGGACGTGCGCGTGGTGGACCCGGCGGGCGAGGAACTGCCGCCCGGTGAGGTGGGCGAGCTCTGCGTCCGCGGCCCCAACGTCATCATGGGCTACTGGAACAAGCCGGAGGCCACGGCGCAGACCTTCGTGGACGGCTGGCTGCACACCGGCGACCTGGCCAAGATCGACGACGAGGGCTTCGTCTACATCGTCGACCGGGCCAAGGACATGGTGATCAGGGGCGGCGAGAACGTCTACTGCGCGGAGGTGGAGGCGGCCCTGTTCGAGCACCCGGCGGTGGACGACGCGGCGGTGATCGGCGTGCCGCACGAGGAGCTCGGCGAGGAGGTGGGCGCAGTCATCCGGCTGGCGCCGGACGCCTCGGTCACCACGGAGGAGCTCCAGTCGTTCCTCAAGGACCGGATCGCCAAGTTCAAGATCCCCGCCTACTTCTGGTTCCGGGAGGGCGAACTGCCCCGCAACCCCGGCGGCAAGATCCTCAAGACCCACCTGCGCAGGGAAGTGCTGGGCGCGTAG
- a CDS encoding endo-1,4-beta-xylanase, with the protein MLAAFLLPTTSAEASAPLRTHAAGRGKFIGAALATGQLANEATYRTTAATEFSQVTPENALKWESTEPSQGQFTFSGGDAIVAFATQNNMQVHGHTLVWHNQTPGWVQSLGASAMRAAMQNHISQVVGHYANNPAVVSWDVVNEVFDDSGNLRTSFWYNTLGQSYIADAFRAARAADPDAKLCINDYNTEGINAKSTAIYNLVSSLRQQGVPVDCVGFQSHLAIQYGFPSDFQQNLQRFAALGVQVRITELDVRMVMPRDATKDATQATYYRNVVNACLAVTACAGVTIWGFTDKYSWVPDTFSGQGAALIYDENYQKKPSYTAVHDALAGGSTTDPTPPTTPGTPSAANVTSNSATLTWTASTDSGGSGLAGYDVYREQGATDQLLGQSTTNSLALTGLSPSTQYQVYVRARDGAGNVSADSALGAFTTTAGPGGGGGCTATGTLQTQWSTGYVVQPVTVTNTGTSSISGWTVTFTLPAGHTLTGSWNATLTVSGQTVTAKNLGYNGTLAPNASTTFGFQVSRPSGNTQTPSGYTCA; encoded by the coding sequence ATGCTCGCAGCCTTCCTCCTCCCGACCACCTCGGCCGAGGCCTCCGCGCCCCTGCGGACACACGCGGCCGGCCGGGGCAAGTTCATCGGGGCGGCGCTCGCCACCGGCCAGCTCGCCAACGAGGCCACGTACCGCACCACCGCGGCCACGGAGTTCAGCCAGGTCACGCCCGAGAACGCGCTGAAGTGGGAGTCCACCGAGCCCAGCCAGGGCCAGTTCACCTTCTCCGGCGGCGACGCCATCGTCGCCTTCGCGACCCAGAACAACATGCAGGTCCACGGCCACACGCTCGTCTGGCACAACCAGACGCCCGGCTGGGTCCAGAGCCTCGGCGCCAGCGCCATGCGGGCGGCCATGCAGAACCACATCAGCCAGGTCGTCGGCCATTACGCGAACAACCCGGCCGTGGTCTCCTGGGACGTGGTGAACGAGGTCTTCGACGACAGCGGCAACCTGCGCACGTCGTTCTGGTACAACACGCTCGGCCAGAGCTACATCGCCGACGCCTTCCGCGCCGCCCGCGCCGCCGACCCCGACGCGAAGCTGTGCATCAACGACTACAACACCGAGGGGATCAACGCCAAGAGCACGGCGATCTACAACCTCGTCTCGTCGCTGCGCCAGCAGGGCGTGCCGGTCGACTGCGTGGGCTTCCAGTCGCACCTCGCGATCCAGTACGGCTTCCCCAGCGACTTCCAGCAGAACCTCCAGCGCTTCGCCGCCCTCGGCGTCCAGGTGCGGATCACCGAGCTGGACGTGCGCATGGTGATGCCCAGGGACGCCACCAAGGACGCCACGCAGGCCACCTACTACCGCAATGTCGTCAACGCCTGCCTGGCGGTGACCGCCTGCGCGGGCGTGACGATCTGGGGCTTCACCGACAAGTACTCCTGGGTGCCTGACACGTTCTCCGGGCAGGGCGCGGCCCTGATCTACGACGAGAACTACCAGAAGAAGCCGTCGTACACCGCCGTGCACGACGCGCTGGCCGGCGGCTCGACCACCGACCCCACCCCGCCGACCACGCCCGGCACGCCCTCGGCGGCCAACGTGACCTCGAACTCGGCCACGCTCACCTGGACCGCCTCCACCGACAGCGGCGGCAGCGGGCTCGCCGGGTACGACGTCTACCGCGAGCAGGGCGCGACCGATCAGCTGCTCGGCCAGTCCACGACCAACTCGCTCGCGCTGACCGGGCTGAGCCCCTCGACCCAGTACCAGGTGTACGTGCGGGCACGTGACGGAGCCGGGAACGTGTCGGCCGACTCCGCCCTGGGCGCCTTCACCACGACGGCCGGCCCCGGTGGCGGCGGTGGCTGCACGGCCACCGGCACCCTCCAGACGCAGTGGAGCACCGGGTACGTCGTCCAGCCCGTGACCGTCACCAACACGGGGACCTCCAGCATCAGCGGCTGGACCGTCACCTTCACCCTGCCCGCCGGCCACACGCTGACCGGCTCGTGGAACGCGACCCTCACCGTCAGCGGGCAGACCGTCACCGCCAAGAACCTCGGCTACAACGGCACCCTGGCCCCGAACGCCAGCACCACCTTCGGCTTCCAGGTGAGCCGGCCGAGCGGCAACACACAGACGCCTTCCGGTTACACCTGCGCCTGA
- a CDS encoding carbohydrate ABC transporter permease has protein sequence MTRLAARGAAWLALALITLAFLGPFLWVLIASLEPEATLAAQPTLSFSLDNFKAVLTWDTIILPLINSIVISGSTAVLTVLVAGLAAYPLSRYQLRYRRHFMLTLLFTTGLPVTAILVPVYAMFFRFNLYGSVPAMVLFLTASSLPFSIWMMKNFMDGVPVNLEEAAWVDGAGWVRSLTAVVGPLMAPGIAVVAIFVFVGQWGNFFAPFVLLDTPEKQPAAVTVYTFFSQYGQVAYGQLAAFSILYTAPAVVLYVAVNKYLASSFSFAGSVKG, from the coding sequence ATGACGCGGCTCGCCGCGCGCGGCGCCGCCTGGCTCGCGCTCGCGCTCATCACGCTGGCCTTCCTGGGCCCGTTCCTCTGGGTGCTGATCGCCTCGCTCGAGCCCGAAGCCACGCTGGCCGCCCAGCCCACGCTCTCCTTCTCGCTGGACAACTTCAAGGCCGTGCTGACCTGGGACACGATCATCCTGCCCCTGATCAACTCGATCGTCATCTCGGGCTCGACGGCGGTGCTGACGGTCCTGGTGGCGGGCCTGGCCGCGTATCCGCTGTCGCGTTACCAGCTCCGCTACCGCCGCCACTTCATGCTGACCCTCCTGTTCACCACGGGCCTGCCGGTGACGGCCATCCTCGTGCCGGTCTACGCGATGTTCTTCCGTTTCAACCTGTACGGCTCGGTGCCGGCGATGGTGCTGTTCCTGACGGCGAGCTCGCTGCCGTTCTCCATCTGGATGATGAAGAACTTCATGGACGGCGTGCCGGTGAATCTGGAGGAGGCGGCCTGGGTGGACGGCGCCGGCTGGGTCCGCTCGCTGACGGCGGTGGTCGGCCCGCTGATGGCCCCCGGGATAGCCGTGGTCGCCATCTTCGTGTTCGTCGGGCAGTGGGGGAACTTCTTCGCCCCGTTCGTGCTGCTGGACACCCCCGAGAAGCAGCCGGCCGCCGTGACCGTCTACACGTTCTTCTCCCAGTACGGGCAGGTGGCCTACGGTCAGCTGGCCGCTTTCTCTATCCTGTACACGGCGCCGGCCGTGGTCCTGTACGTAGCCGTCAACAAGTACCTGGCCAGCTCCTTCAGCTTCGCCGGTTCGGTGAAGGGCTAG
- a CDS encoding sugar ABC transporter permease, which produces MTIVTAPSPSVTSRPVRGSSRRGVLRWLVPLGPALVLLALFLAGPILWSVYIAFTNETLTGSASVHSRFVGVANFVKLFGDPNFLNSFLLTFVFVIGSAVIGQNTLGLIIALLQRGRGRVTRSVVNGVVIAAWVVPEVVAAACWFSFLAEEGTLNTVLGISQEWLYTAPMLAVILANIWRGTAFSMLVYSAALSEVPADLLESAAVDGAGPGRRLLHITLPLIRRSVMANLMLITLQTLASFGLIYALTGGGPGTASQTTPLYMYEQAFRYFEIGYGSAIALVMLVIGALFSLIYLRLIKVEDA; this is translated from the coding sequence ATGACGATCGTCACGGCCCCGTCCCCGTCCGTGACGAGCCGCCCGGTACGCGGCTCGTCACGGCGGGGCGTCCTGCGCTGGCTCGTCCCCCTGGGCCCGGCCCTCGTGCTCCTGGCGCTCTTCCTGGCGGGGCCGATCCTCTGGAGCGTCTACATCGCCTTCACCAACGAGACGCTCACGGGGTCGGCCTCGGTTCATTCGCGTTTCGTCGGCGTGGCCAATTTCGTCAAGCTCTTCGGCGACCCGAACTTCCTCAATTCGTTCCTGCTCACGTTCGTGTTCGTGATCGGCTCGGCGGTCATCGGCCAGAACACGCTGGGCCTGATCATCGCGCTGCTCCAGCGCGGCCGCGGCCGCGTGACGCGCAGCGTCGTCAACGGCGTGGTGATAGCCGCCTGGGTGGTGCCGGAGGTCGTGGCCGCGGCGTGCTGGTTCTCCTTCCTGGCCGAGGAGGGCACCTTGAACACGGTGCTCGGCATCTCCCAGGAATGGCTCTACACCGCCCCCATGCTGGCGGTGATCCTGGCGAACATCTGGCGCGGCACGGCCTTCTCGATGCTCGTCTACTCGGCCGCCCTCTCGGAGGTCCCCGCCGACCTGCTGGAATCCGCCGCCGTGGACGGCGCGGGGCCGGGCCGCCGGCTCCTCCACATCACGCTCCCGCTGATCCGCCGTTCCGTCATGGCGAACCTCATGCTGATCACGTTGCAGACCCTGGCCAGCTTCGGCCTCATCTACGCCCTGACGGGCGGCGGCCCCGGCACGGCCAGCCAGACGACGCCGCTGTACATGTACGAGCAGGCGTTCCGCTATTTCGAGATCGGCTACGGCTCGGCGATCGCGCTGGTCATGCTCGTGATCGGCGCGCTGTTCTCGCTGATCTACCTGCGCCTGATCAAGGTGGAGGACGCATGA
- a CDS encoding extracellular solute-binding protein, which yields MKRALAGSLLLLTAVAGCGTAQETSSSGKELEVLYKVEPTWPYLEKMLGNAKKEYEAAHPGVKIKLTPVQGNNEAYYTKLALLNRSPDSAPDLYYHDTFQVNADVAAGKLAPLDDYLAKWPDWSTQFPDSVKQAAKGGDGKIYGVPISTDTRGLWYQKDVFAKAGLPVPWEPKTWNDVLTAARTIKQKLPGVIPFSMYSAKIHGEASTMQGFEMLLYGTPGGTLYDETQKKWVAGGKNFTDALTFVNTIYREELGPKQADAHNAKLGDKVTLEWFPAAKLGISLDGAWASSAWKPAGTKPWAEWTQKIGWTPMPTQNGEAPGAVSMSGGWVMAMSAYTKHKQEAFDFITTATNKENSMAYSVGTGDLAARKDVAADPKYSADNPSVKFWTDLASVTHYRPAFEAYPKVSAQVQEAMEAVMTGSRTPEEATASYAKALPAAVGGPGKVLAR from the coding sequence ATGAAACGTGCGCTGGCCGGTTCCCTCCTCCTCCTGACCGCCGTCGCCGGGTGCGGGACCGCACAGGAAACGTCCAGTAGCGGCAAGGAACTCGAGGTCCTCTACAAGGTCGAGCCGACGTGGCCGTATCTGGAGAAGATGCTCGGCAACGCGAAGAAGGAGTACGAAGCCGCCCACCCGGGCGTCAAGATCAAGCTCACGCCCGTCCAGGGCAACAACGAGGCGTACTACACGAAGCTCGCACTCCTCAACCGCTCCCCCGACTCGGCGCCCGATCTCTACTACCACGACACGTTCCAGGTCAACGCGGACGTCGCGGCCGGCAAGCTGGCCCCGCTCGACGACTACCTGGCCAAGTGGCCCGACTGGAGCACGCAGTTCCCCGACTCGGTCAAGCAGGCCGCCAAGGGCGGCGACGGCAAGATCTACGGCGTGCCGATCAGCACGGACACGCGCGGCCTCTGGTACCAGAAGGACGTCTTCGCCAAGGCCGGACTCCCGGTCCCGTGGGAGCCGAAGACCTGGAACGACGTCCTGACGGCGGCCCGCACGATCAAGCAGAAGCTCCCCGGCGTCATCCCCTTCAGCATGTACTCCGCCAAGATCCACGGTGAGGCGTCCACCATGCAGGGCTTCGAGATGCTCCTGTACGGCACGCCCGGCGGCACTCTCTACGACGAGACGCAGAAGAAGTGGGTGGCCGGCGGGAAGAACTTCACCGACGCCCTGACCTTCGTCAACACGATCTACCGCGAGGAGCTGGGGCCGAAGCAGGCCGACGCCCACAACGCCAAGCTCGGCGACAAGGTGACCCTCGAGTGGTTCCCCGCCGCCAAGCTCGGCATCTCCCTCGACGGCGCGTGGGCCAGCTCGGCCTGGAAGCCGGCCGGCACCAAACCGTGGGCCGAATGGACGCAGAAGATCGGCTGGACGCCCATGCCGACGCAGAACGGCGAGGCGCCGGGCGCGGTCAGCATGTCGGGCGGCTGGGTCATGGCGATGAGCGCGTACACCAAGCACAAGCAGGAGGCGTTCGACTTCATCACGACGGCCACGAACAAGGAGAACTCGATGGCGTACTCGGTCGGCACAGGTGACCTGGCCGCCCGCAAGGACGTGGCCGCCGACCCGAAGTACAGCGCCGACAACCCGAGCGTCAAGTTCTGGACCGACCTGGCCTCCGTCACCCACTACCGGCCGGCTTTCGAGGCGTACCCGAAGGTGTCCGCGCAGGTTCAGGAGGCCATGGAGGCGGTCATGACGGGCTCCAGGACCCCTGAGGAGGCCACCGCGAGCTACGCCAAGGCGCTGCCCGCGGCGGTCGGCGGTCCCGGCAAGGTCCTGGCCCGATGA